Genomic window (Streptosporangium brasiliense):
GACTCTCGCCTGGGCAGGGACCTCACCCGCCGCCTGCAGGAGCCGCACTACGCCCAGGACCCCCGCGTCCCGAGCATGGGCTACGTCTTCGAGCAGCGCTCACGCAACAGTCACCGGCTCGTCTACAAGGACGGCGACGTGCCCGGCCACCACAACGTCATGGCCCTGCTCCCCGAGAAGAACATCGGTGTCTACGTCGTCTACAACGGTGACGGCGTCGGCACCGTCGCGAACTGGGACGGCCAGAGCCTCGTCGACCGGATCGTCGACCGCTACCTCCCCGCGGAATCGACCACCGCGGGGACCGCGCGTGCCGGCGCCGGGGACGGCGACGTGACGCGATACGCCGGCACCTACCGCTCCACCCGCACCAGCCGTACCAGCCTCATGAAGGTGAGCTCCCTGTTCGCCGCGCCGACCGTGCGGGCCAACGCCGACGGCACCCTGACGACCACCGGGCTGTCGCCCGACCCGGTCAGGACGGCCCAGCACTGGGTGCCGGCCGGTCCCGGTCTCTTCCAGGAGCGCGACGGCCAGGCACGGATCGTTTTCGACGGCGAGGGAACGCTGTCCAGCTCGATGAACCCGTCCGAGGCCCTGGAGAAGCTGGCCTGGTACGACACCCCGATGCCGCACATGATCATGCTCGGCCTCAGCACCCTGGTGTTCGTGTCGGCCTTCCTCCTCCTGCCGATCAGCGCCTCGGTGCGCCTCCTGCGGCGGCGCTCCCGCGCCGGTGCCCCGCGGCAGCCGACCGGCGCCCGTGTCGCCCGGCTCCTGGCCTGGATCACGGCCGCGCTGGTAACCGTCTTCGTCACCGGGATCGCGACGACCATGTCCGACCCGAACGTGGTCATGGAGCTGACCGCTCTCAACGCGCCCCGGCTCGCCGCGCTGCCGGTCCTCGCCACGGCCGGGTTCCTGTCCGCCGTCCTGGTCACCGCCGCCACGGTGCCGGCCTGGGTGAAGGGCTGGTGGGGCCGGCCCGGACGGCTGTGCTACACCGCGCTCGCGCTGGCCGGCGTGGCGTTCTTCAAGATCGCCATGACCTACAACCTTCTCGCCCTGCCCTTCCCGACCAACTGATCAACCGACTCGGCCGACTGATCGACCGACCGTGCGGATCGCCACGGTCGCCCGCTCCGGCCCGCGACAACGCTCCACCTCGGGGCTCATCGCACGGCCCCGGGCGGAGGGCCGTCCAGACGGACGACGACGGGCAGCCCCGGGCTCAGGGCATCCGCGCCCAGAAGTCGAGGCGGTGCTCGGCCACGTAGTCCGTGCCACCGATCCGTCCGGGTGCCAGGGACTGGACGTGGCCGGTGCCGACGCCGGGTCAGGCCGGCAGGTCGGCACAGGCGGGATCACCGTGCGCGGCGAAGGCCGCCCAGTACCGGTTCATCCGGTCGGCGAGCTCACACTGTGCCGCTATCGCGAACCCGCTCTGCAGGATCGCGCGGTGGAACAGCCCGGCCGATGCGGGCGACACCAGGTGCGCCGCGATCGTAAGAGCCCCGTACGACTCTCCGACCAGGGTCACGTTCGCCGGGTCACCGCCGAATCGCGCGATCTCCCGCTGCACCCAGCGCAGTGCGGCCTGCTGGTCCCGCAGGCCGAAGGTCCCGCCGTCGGCGAGGCCCGGATAGCCGAAGCACCCGAACACGCCGAGCCGGAAGTTCGGCGCCACGACGACGACGTCGCCGGCGACGGCGATCCGCCGGGGATCGTAGACGGCGGCGGTCCCGTTCGTCCCGCCGCCGCCGTGCAGCCACACCATCACCGGGCGCCCGGTGCCCGGGGCCTCCGGCACGGTGACGTCCAGCGTCAGGCAGTCCTCGTCGACGGAGGTGACGTCCGCGAACGACTGAGCCGACTGCGGCGCGGGGTTCCCCGGCACGGTCGCGTCCCGGACCCCGGGCCACGGCGCGACCGGCACGGGCGGCCGCCATCGCCGCTCTCCGACCGGGGCCTCGGCATAGGGGATCCCCCGGAACGAGAGGTGTCCGTCGAGCCGGCGGCCGCGGATGGCGCCGCCGCTCAGCCGTACGGTCACGTGCCGGGTCATCGCGTGTGCTCCCTGGCCGGTGTGCGGGACAGGCTGCGGGCGAGGATGTCCGACGCGCGGAGCAGGGCGGGCGACGGCGTGGCCGGTCCCGCGAGTCCGGGTCCCGGCCGGGCGTCAGTCGTCGATCGCCTGGTAGAGCGTGGTCCAGAAGTCGTGGATGAGCCGCGCCGAATCCGGGACCGACATCCCGACCTGGGTGAGCAGGATTCCGGTGAGCTGGTTGTCCGGGTCGGCGTAGGTCGAGGTGCCGGCTCCGCCGTCCCAGCCGAACTGGCCGATGGGCGCGTAGTCGCCGCGGTAGGTGCGCACCGCCATCCCGAAGCCCCAGCCGCCGTGCTGCCCCTGGCCGAATGACATATGGACGTTGTCGGTGGCCATGGCGTGTCGGGCGGCCTGCTGCTCGGGCGTGAGGCGGTTGGTGGTCATCAGCTCGACGGCGGGCCGGGACAGGATCCGTTCGGTCCCGTGCATACCGTGATTCAGCAGCATCCGGAAGTAGGCGTGGTAGTCGTCGACGGTGGAGACCAGTCCGCCGCCACCGCCCTGGAACGCCGGGGGCCGGCTGACCCTTCCCCCCGCCGCCTCGTCCCACACGTGGAACTCGCCGGTCTGCGGGTCGGGGGCGTAGAGGGGCGGCAGCCGGTCGATCTTGCCGGCGGGCACGTGGAAACCGGTGTCCTTCATCCCCAGGGGGTCGAAGACGCGTTCGCGCAGGAACGTCTCGAACGGCCGGCCCGTGACCCTGGCGACGAGCACGCCGAGCAGATCGTCGCTGATGTGGTACTGCCAGCGCTCGCCGGGCTGGTACATCAGCGGCAGCGCGCCGAGGCGGCGCATCCACTCATCCGGCTCGGGCATCGGCTCCGGCAGATCGGGCGTGAGCCCCTGCTCGAAGATCGCGCCCATGATCGGGGAGCCCAGCGCCGTCATGTCCATGCCGAGCCCGAACGTGGAGGTCAGCAGGTCCCGTACGGTGATCGGCCGCCGCGCCGGCACGGTGTCGTCCAGCGGGCCGTCGATCCGCTTCAGCACCCGCCGGTCGGCGAGTTCCGGCAGCCACGGATCCACCAGGTCATCCAGCCGCACCTGGCACTCGTCCAGCAGGACCATCGCCGCCGCCACCGCGACCGGCTTGGACGTGGACGCCATCCGGAAGATCGTGTCCCGCCGCATCGGCGCGCCACCGTCATGGCGCATCGTCCCGAGCGCTTCGACATGCGTCTGACCGCCCCGGCCGACCAGGGCGACCAGCCCGGGGATCTTCCCGGACTCGACATGCCGTGCCAGCACCTCGCGCAGTCTGCGCAGCCCCGCTTCGGAGAAGCCGGTGTTGCCAGTCCCCATCATGAATCTCCTTGCATACAGTTTTCGATCTCGCAGGACCCGTCCCGGCCCGGCGCCCATGGCTTCGACGAGCGACGCACGGGGGCGGGGTGAGCTTAGTCACGGAGACTCCTCTGCGGCGTCACCCGCATCCGCCACCGTTCGGGAATCTCTGAACGCTGCGACGCTACATTGCATTCACAAATCAGTCAACAAACGATGAAGGCTCAACTTGCCTGTTTCTCATAGAGAACAGGGCTTGCTTTGCAATGACCGTGGAGCTGAATGCAATGGATGATCGAATTTGCATTGCAATGGGTTCCGAGTGAATGCATACTGTGCAGCGGGTGGGCGGGCACAGAGCTCCGCGTATGCCGACAGACAGGAGACGAGCACCGATGCCCGGAGGCAGACTCACCGATGAGGACCGCCGGCGCATCGCTGCGGGGCTGGCCGAGGGACTCGGATACGCAGAGATCGGCCGGCGGCTGGAGCGGCCCGCATCGACCGTCATGCGGGAGGTCACCCGGAACGGCGGACCCGACGGCTACGGGGCGGACCGGGCGCACGAGGCCACCCGGCACCGTGCGCGCCGGCACAAGCAGGCTCAGCCTCCGGCGCCACCGATCCCCGACGGCGGCCATGGGCGTGACCCCCAAGCGGTGCGGGACTTCACCGAGTCCTTCACCGCCCTCCTCGTTCAGCATGGCCTGCCCCGGATGGAGGCCAGGGTGCTGGCCTGCCTGTACATCACCGACTCCGGCACCCTGACCGCCTCTGACCTGGCCCAGCGGCTCCGCGTCAGCCCGGCGTCCGTCTCGCACGCCGTCGCCTTCCTCGAACAGCAGGGAATGCTCAGGCGGGAACGGCCTCCCGGCGCGCGCCGCGAACGCTATGTCGTCGACGATGAGATCTGGCTCCGGTCTCTCCTCGCATCTCTGCAGATGAACGACGCCCTGACGGCCGCGTCGCAGCGCGGAGCCGAGATCCTCGGGGCCGCGACCCCGGCGGGTGCCCGCTTCGAGTCCTCCGCCGAATTCCTTCTCCTGGTGAGCGAGGCCCACCGGAAGGCCATCGAGCAGTGGCGGCAGCGCCCAGCACCCCGACACGCCGACCACCCGGGACGGACTCACGCACTGGACCGGGAAGACGAGCGGGCAGCCGGCGGCTGATCGGCAACGCCCTGACAGGCCCGCCTCGGGGGCGGAGGGTGTTTCACAAGCGGTCGCCCGCCGGACTGCTTTCACCACACCTGCTCCACGCGATGCCGTGCGGGTCATACGGCGGGCAGGCCGAAGTCCGCCGAAGAGAGCCCGTCCTTGGTCTGCCGGGTGATGCGATCGGCGAGGACCTCGTGGTGCCCCTTCTCGACGGCGTCCAGAGCCTGAGCGGCCACCTCGGCCGGAGCGGTCTTGGGAAGGGTGATCCCGGCGGCCATGTCGGTGTCGATGAAGGCGGCGTGCACGCCGACCACCAAGGTGCCCTGTCCTCGAAGCTCCAGGCGGATGCCGTTGGTCATCGACCAGGCGGCGGCCTTGGAGACGGCGTACGAGGCCACCGCCGGCAGCGTGGCCCAGGACAGCACCGACAACATGTTCACGATCGCTCCGCCGCCGTTACGTCCGAGGACGGGGGCGAAGGCGCGGCACATCGCCAGCGCGCCGAAGAAGTTGGTCTCCATCTCGGCACGTGCCGCCTCAAGCGAAGGCGCCGCGATCAGCCCGCTGCGCAGCCCGATGCCGGCGTTGTTGATCAGCAGCGTGACATCGCCGCACCGCTGGGCCGCCGCGGCGACGGAGGCCGGATCGGTGACGTCGAGCTCGACCGGGACAAGGTCCCGGTCGGTCACCGAGCCCGGGTCACGGGCGCCGGCGTAGACCGTGCGCGCGCCCCGTTCCAGCAGTGCCAGCGCGAAGGCCCTGCCGAGCCCGCGGTTGGCGCCCGTCACCAAGGCGGTGCAGCCCTGGAGATCCATGCCCTGATCTTGCATATCTCGCCCCAAGCGATAGTGGGTTGGAATTTCCAACTTACCAGGGAGCATGTAAGTTGGA
Coding sequences:
- a CDS encoding serine hydrolase domain-containing protein — protein: MKTRLTRILATALAGAVLLASGPALAAAEPPPPRAGLPGLAELVDRVVPEQLARDRIPGAAVVVVSGGRTVLAKGYGVADVTTGRPVDPGTTGFFTGSLAKLFTATAVLQLVDDGRLDLRADVNRYLTSFKIKDSYPGRPVTLEHLLTYTAGFDDDIVGLAEADPEDVGPLARSLADRQPRRVRPPGTRVAYDNYGMALAGHLVEAASGQPFAQYVEQHILKPLGMNATSMAVPHAAALNADLAGAYRPSGDGYAAVKGQYAPWAPTGTGPVSTPADMGRFMLAQLRDDSRLGRDLTRRLQEPHYAQDPRVPSMGYVFEQRSRNSHRLVYKDGDVPGHHNVMALLPEKNIGVYVVYNGDGVGTVANWDGQSLVDRIVDRYLPAESTTAGTARAGAGDGDVTRYAGTYRSTRTSRTSLMKVSSLFAAPTVRANADGTLTTTGLSPDPVRTAQHWVPAGPGLFQERDGQARIVFDGEGTLSSSMNPSEALEKLAWYDTPMPHMIMLGLSTLVFVSAFLLLPISASVRLLRRRSRAGAPRQPTGARVARLLAWITAALVTVFVTGIATTMSDPNVVMELTALNAPRLAALPVLATAGFLSAVLVTAATVPAWVKGWWGRPGRLCYTALALAGVAFFKIAMTYNLLALPFPTN
- a CDS encoding carboxylesterase family protein: MTRHVTVRLSGGAIRGRRLDGHLSFRGIPYAEAPVGERRWRPPVPVAPWPGVRDATVPGNPAPQSAQSFADVTSVDEDCLTLDVTVPEAPGTGRPVMVWLHGGGGTNGTAAVYDPRRIAVAGDVVVVAPNFRLGVFGCFGYPGLADGGTFGLRDQQAALRWVQREIARFGGDPANVTLVGESYGALTIAAHLVSPASAGLFHRAILQSGFAIAAQCELADRMNRYWAAFAAHGDPACADLPA
- a CDS encoding serine hydrolase domain-containing protein, producing MGTGNTGFSEAGLRRLREVLARHVESGKIPGLVALVGRGGQTHVEALGTMRHDGGAPMRRDTIFRMASTSKPVAVAAAMVLLDECQVRLDDLVDPWLPELADRRVLKRIDGPLDDTVPARRPITVRDLLTSTFGLGMDMTALGSPIMGAIFEQGLTPDLPEPMPEPDEWMRRLGALPLMYQPGERWQYHISDDLLGVLVARVTGRPFETFLRERVFDPLGMKDTGFHVPAGKIDRLPPLYAPDPQTGEFHVWDEAAGGRVSRPPAFQGGGGGLVSTVDDYHAYFRMLLNHGMHGTERILSRPAVELMTTNRLTPEQQAARHAMATDNVHMSFGQGQHGGWGFGMAVRTYRGDYAPIGQFGWDGGAGTSTYADPDNQLTGILLTQVGMSVPDSARLIHDFWTTLYQAIDD
- a CDS encoding GbsR/MarR family transcriptional regulator, with the translated sequence MPGGRLTDEDRRRIAAGLAEGLGYAEIGRRLERPASTVMREVTRNGGPDGYGADRAHEATRHRARRHKQAQPPAPPIPDGGHGRDPQAVRDFTESFTALLVQHGLPRMEARVLACLYITDSGTLTASDLAQRLRVSPASVSHAVAFLEQQGMLRRERPPGARRERYVVDDEIWLRSLLASLQMNDALTAASQRGAEILGAATPAGARFESSAEFLLLVSEAHRKAIEQWRQRPAPRHADHPGRTHALDREDERAAGG
- a CDS encoding SDR family oxidoreductase, giving the protein MDLQGCTALVTGANRGLGRAFALALLERGARTVYAGARDPGSVTDRDLVPVELDVTDPASVAAAAQRCGDVTLLINNAGIGLRSGLIAAPSLEAARAEMETNFFGALAMCRAFAPVLGRNGGGAIVNMLSVLSWATLPAVASYAVSKAAAWSMTNGIRLELRGQGTLVVGVHAAFIDTDMAAGITLPKTAPAEVAAQALDAVEKGHHEVLADRITRQTKDGLSSADFGLPAV